A window of the Tunturibacter empetritectus genome harbors these coding sequences:
- a CDS encoding ExbD/TolR family protein — protein MGMGGGNTGGAVSEINVTPLIDVLLVLLIIFMVIVPVTPRGLETLVPQPPKDHKEQQENDRTIVVQVLSNGAAAPAYKINETSMNKGDLEPKLAEIFATRQEKVMFVKGDKDLDFSKVAEVIDFGHQAGVDNIGLITPRVEAGQ, from the coding sequence ATGGGAATGGGTGGTGGAAATACTGGCGGAGCGGTTTCTGAGATCAACGTAACCCCGCTTATCGACGTTCTTCTGGTGCTGTTGATCATCTTCATGGTCATCGTGCCAGTCACGCCTCGAGGGTTGGAGACGTTGGTTCCTCAGCCTCCCAAGGATCATAAGGAGCAGCAGGAGAATGACCGTACGATCGTCGTTCAGGTGCTATCCAATGGCGCTGCAGCCCCGGCTTACAAGATCAACGAGACTTCGATGAACAAGGGCGACCTTGAGCCTAAGCTTGCCGAGATCTTTGCAACCCGGCAGGAGAAGGTCATGTTCGTCAAAGGCGACAAGGATCTGGACTTCAGCAAGGTTGCTGAGGTTATCGACTTCGGTCATCAAGCCGGAGTGGATAACATCGGTCTCATTACACCCCGAGTCGAAGCAGGACAGTAA
- a CDS encoding ExbD/TolR family protein — MGINKRDEGKKVNSNINVTPMVDVMLVLLIIFMVITPMLNNKVNVDLPKADAAVVMEDANKEDAVVVAVTRDGRTFLGGDQVTLDDLGPKISAKLENKTSKEVFMRADIRANYGKVMDAVDGIRSAGVSQLGLLTERTDDTGATTTKK, encoded by the coding sequence ATGGGTATCAATAAGCGGGATGAAGGCAAGAAGGTCAACTCCAACATCAACGTGACGCCGATGGTGGACGTGATGCTGGTGCTGTTGATCATCTTCATGGTCATCACCCCCATGCTGAACAACAAAGTCAACGTGGATCTGCCGAAGGCTGATGCCGCGGTGGTAATGGAAGATGCCAATAAGGAAGATGCCGTCGTCGTCGCTGTGACCCGCGATGGCAGGACGTTTCTCGGCGGCGACCAGGTAACGCTCGATGATCTTGGACCTAAGATCTCCGCGAAACTGGAGAACAAGACCAGCAAAGAGGTCTTTATGCGCGCGGACATCCGTGCCAACTATGGCAAAGTGATGGATGCGGTGGATGGAATCCGGTCCGCCGGTGTAAGCCAGCTTGGCCTGTTGACTGAAAGAACAGACGACACCGGCGCGACAACAACCAAGAAGTAG
- a CDS encoding MotA/TolQ/ExbB proton channel family protein, with protein sequence MILAHLATTFAHVPASLALYFEEAQVSFSVMGLWGNMGWLARCVVILLFIMSIWSLAVIIDRALYFSAARKQSREFAPKVAGALKDGRLDEAIKVADRSKKSHLAEVVTAGLQEFRSFGSGGTITEEQVESSKRALERSEAIVHAKLKRGLGGLATIGSTAPFIGLFGTVVGILNAFQQIATQKTSGIGAVAGGISEALVTTAFGLLVAIPAVMTFNYFTGKVEAFDVEMDNSSSELVDYFIKQSHR encoded by the coding sequence GTGATTCTCGCTCATCTAGCAACAACCTTCGCTCACGTTCCCGCTTCCCTCGCCCTGTACTTCGAGGAAGCCCAGGTCAGCTTCAGTGTAATGGGACTTTGGGGCAACATGGGCTGGCTGGCCCGTTGCGTCGTCATTCTTCTCTTCATCATGTCGATCTGGTCGCTCGCTGTGATCATCGACCGGGCCCTCTATTTCTCTGCTGCCCGCAAGCAGTCTCGCGAGTTTGCCCCGAAGGTTGCAGGCGCGTTGAAGGACGGCCGTCTGGATGAGGCGATCAAAGTTGCGGACCGTTCGAAGAAGTCGCACCTCGCCGAGGTTGTTACCGCTGGCTTGCAGGAGTTTCGCAGCTTTGGTTCGGGTGGCACGATCACCGAGGAGCAGGTTGAGAGCTCCAAGCGTGCACTCGAGCGCTCGGAAGCCATCGTTCACGCAAAGCTGAAGCGCGGCCTGGGCGGTCTGGCTACGATCGGCTCGACGGCTCCCTTCATCGGACTGTTCGGTACCGTGGTCGGTATTTTGAACGCCTTCCAGCAGATTGCAACCCAGAAGACCTCTGGTATCGGCGCAGTTGCCGGCGGTATCTCGGAGGCTCTCGTAACGACCGCCTTCGGTCTGCTCGTCGCCATCCCGGCCGTTATGACGTTCAACTACTTCACCGGTAAGGTCGAGGCGTTTGACGTCGAGATGGACAACAGCTCGAGCGAACTGGTTGACTACTTCATCAAGCAGAGCCACCGGTAA
- a CDS encoding energy transducer TonB: MFESSLMESGGQIKTKSKYWMIGTFIFNGAILATMILIPLLYPEALPKTAMTAMLTAPPPPPPPPPPPPPQQIVKPIKMVSEIDAGLHAPTKIPKDIKMLKEDAAPPPQVAGVAGMAGMGGGSGVPGGVMGGIGTAPTPVVKVAPPKGPARVSSGVVAGNKLSGQNPVYPPIARAAHVSGAVVLHAVISKSGTIEKLEVVSGPEMLRSAAVSAVQGWRYKPYFLNGEPTEVDTQITVNFNFGGG; encoded by the coding sequence ATGTTCGAATCCTCGTTGATGGAATCCGGCGGCCAGATCAAGACCAAGTCCAAGTACTGGATGATTGGGACCTTTATCTTCAATGGCGCGATCCTGGCAACCATGATCCTTATTCCGCTGCTGTATCCGGAGGCTTTGCCGAAGACGGCAATGACTGCGATGCTGACAGCGCCGCCTCCACCCCCTCCCCCTCCACCCCCTCCGCCGCCGCAACAGATCGTCAAGCCGATCAAGATGGTGTCGGAGATCGACGCAGGTCTTCACGCTCCGACGAAGATTCCTAAAGACATTAAGATGCTGAAGGAAGATGCTGCTCCACCTCCGCAGGTTGCCGGTGTTGCCGGCATGGCTGGTATGGGTGGCGGAAGCGGTGTTCCAGGTGGCGTGATGGGCGGAATCGGCACTGCGCCGACTCCAGTCGTCAAGGTTGCTCCGCCGAAGGGCCCGGCTCGCGTATCGAGCGGCGTCGTAGCTGGCAATAAGCTGTCTGGGCAGAATCCCGTTTACCCACCAATCGCGAGAGCTGCTCACGTCTCCGGTGCGGTTGTTCTGCATGCGGTGATCTCGAAGAGCGGCACGATCGAAAAGCTCGAGGTCGTCAGTGGTCCTGAGATGCTTCGGTCTGCGGCGGTCTCGGCCGTCCAAGGGTGGCGCTACAAGCCGTACTTCCTGAACGGCGAGCCCACCGAAGTGGATACTCAGATCACCGTCAACTTCAACTTCGGCGGCGGCTAA
- the secF gene encoding protein translocase subunit SecF — translation MELFRTTNIDWLGKKWYFLGFSLIFSVLGVLSILFWHHIPMGVDFKGGTQVRVAFDQTPNEDHIRQAMDRAGVHDARIQRVSDPSGHAANKVIIALPESTATDQSHDAGRQSVESALTANYRDSAFTVEQVEIVGPTAGKQLQKQAWLATLYSLIGMLIYLWFRFELIYGVAAVVAVFHDTLITVGAFSLTNQEITLTVIAAILTLIGYSMNDTIVVFDRIRENLALSRRESLHDVVNRSINQTLSRTVISSGLTFLTVLSLYLFGGEVLHGFSFALVVGILIGTYSSIAVAAPMLVAYQDWRVSKGKSVTLPAGKRAKV, via the coding sequence TTGGAACTGTTTCGTACAACAAATATTGATTGGCTCGGGAAGAAGTGGTACTTCCTCGGGTTTTCCCTGATCTTTTCTGTTCTGGGTGTGTTGAGCATCCTGTTCTGGCACCACATTCCGATGGGGGTTGATTTCAAGGGAGGCACGCAGGTTCGTGTGGCCTTTGACCAGACTCCGAATGAGGATCATATCCGGCAGGCGATGGACCGTGCGGGCGTGCACGATGCCCGCATTCAGCGCGTCAGTGATCCCAGCGGCCATGCGGCGAACAAGGTGATCATCGCGCTGCCCGAGTCAACGGCGACCGACCAGTCGCACGATGCGGGTCGGCAGAGTGTGGAGAGCGCCCTGACTGCCAACTACCGCGACTCCGCGTTTACGGTGGAGCAGGTTGAGATTGTTGGACCTACGGCTGGGAAACAGCTGCAGAAGCAGGCGTGGCTGGCTACCCTGTACTCGCTGATCGGAATGCTGATCTATCTGTGGTTCCGGTTTGAGCTGATCTATGGCGTGGCTGCGGTGGTGGCGGTGTTCCACGACACGCTGATCACGGTTGGCGCGTTCAGTTTGACGAATCAGGAGATTACGCTTACCGTTATCGCTGCAATCCTGACGTTGATTGGTTATTCGATGAACGACACCATCGTCGTCTTCGACCGCATTCGCGAGAATCTTGCGCTTTCGCGGAGGGAGTCGCTGCATGATGTTGTCAATCGGAGCATTAACCAGACGTTGAGCAGAACTGTTATCTCGTCTGGCCTAACCTTCTTGACGGTGCTTTCGCTGTATTTATTTGGCGGAGAAGTGCTGCATGGGTTTTCCTTTGCGCTCGTTGTTGGCATCCTAATTGGAACCTACTCATCGATCGCGGTGGCTGCGCCGATGCTGGTGGCCTATCAGGACTGGCGAGTGAGCAAGGGCAAGTCGGTGACGTTACCTGCGGGCAAGCGCGCGAAGGTGTAG